GCATTTTCGGTGAGATTATGGAGGCCCAGGAATCGCGCGGACTGGTCATCCCGCGTAATCCCCTGCGGGCGGCGCGCGCCTATCTCCCGGTGTTGATCCCCCTCATTATCACGGCTCTGCGGACGGTGGATCATCTCGCCATGGCGCTGGCGGCGCGGGGCTACGGCGTGGCCAGCCGGCGCACCAGCCGGCGCCAGCTCCGCATGCGCCGTGCCGATGCCCTGGCATTGGCCGGCGGTGCGGTGGTTCTCTTGGCGGTACTGCTGGCGCGGGGGTTATAGCTCCGGCCGGCGTCCCAGCCGCTCGCTGATGCGCGCCAGACGCTGAATATCGGCGGAACCGCCTATCTGCCCGCCGATCCCCAGGATGATGAATCCCTCTTCCCGCTCGATGCAGGTCAGCATGTCTTCCATCCAGGTGTAGAGGTCCTCCTCCGGGAATCCCGCTTCCAGCAGTGCCGGCGGGATGCCGCCCCAGATGATAAGCTCCTCGTGCCAGGCATGCCAGGCCTCTGCGAAGGGGAGCGGGCTGGATGGGGCCGGCGCGAAGGACAGCACCACGTCCACGCCGGCCTGGGGAACAAGCGGGAGGAGGGGCTTCAGATTGCCGTCCATGACACTGCCCAACCGCCGGCCGGCCAGATGCAGGCGGGCGGATATCTCCTGCAGGAAGGGCATGCAGTAGCGCTGGAAGGGGGCCGGCTTGGTCAGGGCGCCGTCCAGATGGTCGTCGAAGGCCAGCAGGGGAGCGTCCGGCAGATCCAGGGCCAGCTCGACGATGTGCCGGCTGTGCTCGCGCAGGGCATCGAGAAGGTAGAGGAAGGCCCGCTCCTCATCCCGGGCCGCCTGGGCGGCGCGCGCCGGCGGCATGTAATCCAACAGTAACTGCTGGAAGGGGATGCGGCCGAGCAGGGGGAGGGTGAACCCATTTTCCCCGACGGCTTCCTCGCTCTGGCGGAACCTCTCGAAATCCGGCACTGCCTCGGCGTGATTCAGTATCCATTTGACGACGGGAAGATCCTCATCGTACTCGAGGATGCGGCGGAGGACGGTGGGGTCGGCCGCGGCGCGTACCTGGGCTTCATCCATCTGGCAGATGATCTCCGCCCTGCCGGCCGGCGTCTTATACGTGATGATGCTCTGCCCCAGCCGGTCGGGTGGCAACAGCGTGATGGGGAGGGGGAAGGGCAGGGCCGGCTCCGAGTCCCGGAAGATCGTCTGTTCGTTGTGCGTGATGTGCACTTCCACCCCATGGAGCCGAAGCCGGGTGACGGAAGCGGCCGCCAGCCGGCCGGCGGCCAGCAGGCGGTGGATCTCGTTCAGCTCCAGGTCGGCCAGCGGGCGGGGCAGGGTGTTGGTGCGCCGGCGGGCGGTGTACCATGTCTCCAGGTCCACCAGCCAAGGCAGGAGGTCAGTCGGTTGACGGTGCAGTACCTGCAGGACGCGCCGGCGTTCGGTCAGCGGCTTCGGAGTAGACATAACGGTGCTCCCGCATGTGAGGATGGTGGTCTATTCCACGCCGACGATTTCCAGGTAGACGATGCGCTCGCGGCGGGTCTGGCCAGGACACCCGATTTCCCCCTCGAAGACACGCACATAGGCGTGGAATGTCCGCAGTGTCTCTCCTTTGATCGCTTTCCCTGACCCGACCCGGTCCACTGCGGTGATGAGGTTATTCTCGGCGTCCACAAATTGGGTGCGGGTATCCAGGCCGATGTAGCCCTTACAAAGGGGGAGGGTGGCCGTGATGAGGCCGTACCCGCGCAGGGTGATGAGCTGGTCTTGGTAGCGCTCCGCCGATGCCAGTATCTGCTTCGCCGTCACGGGGGAGGCAGCCGGCGTCCCCGTACAGCCTGCCTGCGACCACAGCAGTAGCCCAATCAGCACCATCCACCATCTGCCTCGCATAGTGCTCCTTCGGCGAACCGGTCATTCGCGGCGCTGTTCCAGCATGAGCATGAGCTGTTTGGCATTGCGCACCGCATAGTCGCGGTAGTTGGTATTCATGAGCACGTGCACTTCCTGGGTCTCTTCGGCCAGCCGGCGGATCTTCGGCACCCATTCCTGAAGCTCCTCCGGCTTGTAGAGGTATTTGGTGCGCTCATGCACGCTGACGCCGCTCTGCTCCCAGGTCTCGGCGCGCCGGCCGTGGAAGCGTAAATAGGACAGCCGCGGGTTGGTGGCGAATGCCAGCGGGGGCACGCTGGAGCGCAGGCCGGCCGGCTCGTCCACGCAGACGTAGGTGAGGGAGTGCTCGGTCAGGAACTGGAGCACGCCGGCGCGATGGGAGGCGTCCAGCCAGGCGCGCTGGCGGAACTCTACCGCCACCTGGAAGGGCTGTAGCCGTTCTGCCAGCCAGAGGATGTGGTCGAAGCTCTCGGTCCTGGGGTAGAACCAGTGGGGGAACTGGACGAGGATGGCACCCACCTTGCCGGCGCTTTGCAGGGGCCGCAGGGCCGCGAGGAAGCGGCGCAGGGTTTCCTCGGCGATTTCCGCCGGCACCTGGTCGAAGTAGATCATTTCTTTTTCGAGAAGCCCAGCAGGAAGCTCCTGGCGGAGGTCCTTGGGCAGGCTGGCCGGCGGGGTGGGGTGAAAGGTGAAGAGGCTGAAGATTTTGGTGTCGAAGACGAAGTCGGCCGGCGTGCGCTGATGCCAGAGCAGGGCCGAGCGCTCCGACGGCAGGCCGTAATAGGTGCTGTTCACCTCCACCAGGTCGGGGAAGTGCTGGACATAGTAGCTCAGCCGGCCGGCGGCATCCCGCACATGCGGTGGGTAAAATTCCCCGCTCTCGATCAGGCTCTTATCGGTCCAGGAACTTAAGCCCACGCGGATGCGTCCGGGCATAATGCCACCCCTTTCCCTGCATGCACCGGAGAGTCTACTGCAAAGGACGGGGCTTGTCAAAAGGCGGCGGGATTCGGGCTCCTGGCAGCAGTCTCTCCCTGGGGTGAATGCCGCCTGAAACGCGGCGGGGCGCGCCGATAGGAATTCTGCTATAATAATGGAGAGGCGGTCCGGTCTTGTCCCATCGGGCTTTAATTTAAGGAGGTTCAGGGCATGAACGGGGAGCGTGTGCGCAC
This portion of the Anaerolineae bacterium genome encodes:
- a CDS encoding DUF72 domain-containing protein, which encodes MPGRIRVGLSSWTDKSLIESGEFYPPHVRDAAGRLSYYVQHFPDLVEVNSTYYGLPSERSALLWHQRTPADFVFDTKIFSLFTFHPTPPASLPKDLRQELPAGLLEKEMIYFDQVPAEIAEETLRRFLAALRPLQSAGKVGAILVQFPHWFYPRTESFDHILWLAERLQPFQVAVEFRQRAWLDASHRAGVLQFLTEHSLTYVCVDEPAGLRSSVPPLAFATNPRLSYLRFHGRRAETWEQSGVSVHERTKYLYKPEELQEWVPKIRRLAEETQEVHVLMNTNYRDYAVRNAKQLMLMLEQRRE